The Bacteroides acidifaciens genome includes a region encoding these proteins:
- a CDS encoding two-component regulator propeller domain-containing protein, producing MKKRIFVLLCVAFITQFAGILSLQAGHYYYKQISLKDGLPSTVRCILTDEQGFIWIGTRSGLGRYDGHELKKYVHQTDNPHSIPHNLIYQMIEDKQNNIWILTDKGVARYQRQSDDFFIPTNETGNNIIAYSVCLTKDGVLFGSKNKIFFYNYQDSSFRLLQSFDLKPNYNVTLLSLWDKHTLLCCSRWQGLILLDLKTGKCSRPPFDCGKEIMNVFIDSQKKIWVAPYNGGLNCFTRDGKLLGTYTTRNSSLSNNVVLSLAEREGQIWIGTDGGGINILDPETKRFSLLEHIPGRDNYSLPANSILCLYNDRNNNMWAGSIRNGLISIREVSMKTYKDVLPGNDRGLSNATVLSLFQESENRIWTGTDGGGINSFNPVTEKFTHYPSTWEDKVASICAFTPGKLLISLFSQGVFIFNPATGEKQPFTIVDAETNARLCNRGKAVNLLQNTPHSILFLGEHIYKYNLKEQTFSIATEQEGQDIIGALLPIGNYQEHTYLSDTKHIYELDNRTNRLKALYSCRKDTIINSVSRDEEGNFWIGNNYGLVHYSPSTKTKTPIPTSLFGEITLIVCDQQGKVWIGADSMLFAWLIKEKKFVLFGESDGVILNEYLSKPQLLSIQGDVYMGGVKGLLHINCNLPLTTSELPQLQLSDVIINGESVNNELSGTPKGISAPWNSNITIRIMSKEEDIFRQKVYKYQIEGLNDQQIESYNPELAIRSLPPRSYKIMASCTAKDGSWIPSQEVLELTILPPWYRTWWFILSCAFLVTVIIIETFRRTLRRKEEKLRWAMKEHEQQVYEEKVRFLINISHELRTPLTLIHAPLSRILKSLSSDDNQYLPLKAIYRQSQRMKNLINMVLDVRKMEVGESKMQIQPHPFNQWIEHVSQDFISEGEAKNVRIRYELDPRIETVSFDKDKCETILSNLLINALKHSPENTEITITSELLPEEGRVRVSIADQGNGLQQVDTRKLFTRFYQGTGEQSGTGIGLSYSKILVELHGGSIDARNNQEAGATFFFELPLKQGTEEIICQPKAYLNELISDDKNENIPDENNFDTTSYTILVVDDNPDLTDFLKKSLGEYFKRIIIAADGVEALKLIKNHAPDIIVSDVMMPRMNGYELCKNMKEDITISHIPIILLTARDDKQSQLSGYKNGADGYLTKPFEIEMLMEIVRNRLKNRESTKKRYLNAGLIPAAEESTFSQADETFLLKLNQIIQENLDSSGLDVSFICKEIGMSRASLYNKLKALTDMGANDYINKFRMEKAITLITGTEMSFTEIAEKVGFTTSRYFSTAFKQYTGETPTQYKEKRKQERKNE from the coding sequence ATGAAAAAAAGAATCTTTGTACTACTATGCGTAGCATTTATCACACAGTTCGCCGGCATTCTCTCTCTTCAAGCCGGACATTATTACTATAAGCAAATCTCTCTGAAAGACGGATTACCGTCTACTGTACGGTGTATCCTGACGGATGAACAAGGCTTCATATGGATAGGAACCCGTTCCGGACTGGGGCGATATGACGGACATGAACTTAAAAAATACGTTCATCAAACAGACAATCCTCACTCCATTCCTCATAATTTAATCTATCAGATGATAGAAGACAAGCAAAATAACATCTGGATTCTGACAGACAAAGGAGTGGCACGCTATCAACGGCAGAGCGATGATTTCTTTATACCGACAAATGAAACCGGAAATAACATCATCGCTTATTCTGTTTGCCTGACAAAAGACGGAGTCTTGTTCGGTTCGAAAAACAAGATATTCTTCTATAATTACCAAGATTCCTCTTTCCGTCTCCTGCAATCTTTCGACCTGAAGCCGAATTACAACGTAACCCTGCTGAGTCTTTGGGATAAACATACACTGCTCTGTTGCAGCCGGTGGCAAGGTTTGATCCTGCTCGACCTAAAGACCGGAAAATGCAGCCGTCCGCCTTTCGATTGCGGAAAAGAAATTATGAACGTATTTATCGACTCACAAAAAAAGATATGGGTGGCTCCTTACAACGGGGGACTGAATTGCTTCACCCGTGATGGTAAGTTGCTGGGCACCTATACTACCCGCAATTCATCCCTAAGCAATAACGTCGTATTAAGCCTCGCCGAACGGGAAGGGCAAATATGGATTGGAACAGACGGGGGCGGCATCAATATCCTCGACCCGGAAACGAAACGTTTCTCTCTTTTGGAACATATCCCCGGAAGAGATAATTATTCGCTTCCCGCCAACTCTATCTTATGTCTATACAACGACCGGAACAATAATATGTGGGCAGGCAGTATCCGCAACGGGTTAATCAGCATCCGGGAAGTTTCCATGAAAACCTATAAAGATGTGTTACCCGGCAATGACCGCGGACTAAGCAACGCTACTGTCCTAAGCCTTTTCCAGGAATCTGAAAACCGAATATGGACAGGAACGGACGGGGGTGGCATCAACAGCTTCAATCCGGTTACGGAGAAATTCACCCATTACCCTTCTACATGGGAAGATAAGGTGGCGTCTATCTGCGCGTTTACTCCCGGCAAATTATTGATTTCTCTTTTCTCGCAGGGAGTATTCATTTTCAATCCGGCAACTGGAGAAAAACAACCTTTCACCATTGTCGATGCTGAAACAAACGCCCGTCTTTGCAACCGGGGAAAAGCCGTAAATTTATTACAAAACACACCGCATAGTATCCTATTTCTAGGGGAGCATATCTATAAGTACAACCTGAAAGAGCAAACTTTCAGCATCGCTACAGAGCAGGAAGGACAAGATATTATCGGTGCTCTCCTACCAATCGGCAATTATCAGGAGCATACTTATCTGAGCGATACAAAACATATTTATGAACTGGATAACCGCACAAACCGGCTGAAAGCCCTGTACTCTTGTCGGAAAGACACGATTATCAATTCTGTTTCACGGGACGAAGAAGGCAATTTTTGGATTGGAAACAATTACGGATTGGTACATTACAGCCCCAGTACAAAGACAAAGACTCCAATACCGACTTCCCTGTTCGGCGAAATCACCCTGATAGTATGTGACCAACAAGGAAAAGTATGGATAGGAGCCGACAGTATGTTATTCGCCTGGTTGATAAAAGAAAAGAAGTTTGTTCTTTTCGGAGAGTCGGACGGTGTTATTTTGAACGAATATCTTTCCAAACCCCAATTATTAAGCATACAGGGAGATGTGTATATGGGCGGTGTAAAAGGTCTGCTGCATATCAACTGCAACCTTCCTTTAACGACATCCGAACTTCCCCAACTTCAGTTATCGGATGTTATTATCAACGGAGAATCCGTTAATAACGAGTTAAGCGGCACCCCGAAAGGTATCTCCGCGCCCTGGAACAGTAATATCACTATCCGGATTATGTCGAAAGAGGAAGATATTTTCCGTCAGAAGGTGTATAAATATCAGATAGAGGGTCTGAACGACCAGCAAATCGAGTCCTATAATCCCGAACTGGCTATACGCTCACTGCCACCAAGAAGTTATAAAATCATGGCTTCCTGCACTGCAAAGGATGGTAGCTGGATTCCCAGCCAGGAAGTGCTTGAACTTACGATTCTTCCGCCCTGGTATCGCACTTGGTGGTTCATCCTTAGCTGCGCGTTTTTGGTTACTGTTATTATTATAGAAACGTTCCGAAGAACATTAAGACGTAAGGAAGAAAAGTTAAGGTGGGCTATGAAGGAACACGAACAACAGGTGTATGAGGAAAAAGTGCGTTTCCTTATCAATATCAGCCACGAACTTCGTACTCCATTGACACTGATACACGCTCCACTCAGTAGGATATTGAAATCGCTCTCTTCCGATGACAATCAGTATCTTCCGTTGAAGGCTATTTACAGACAATCACAACGCATGAAGAACTTGATAAACATGGTGCTTGATGTACGCAAAATGGAAGTTGGAGAAAGTAAAATGCAGATACAGCCTCATCCATTCAACCAATGGATTGAGCACGTTTCACAGGACTTTATCAGCGAGGGTGAAGCCAAGAATGTACGAATCCGCTATGAACTCGACCCACGGATTGAAACTGTCAGCTTCGACAAGGACAAGTGTGAGACTATTTTAAGCAATCTGCTTATTAACGCCCTGAAACATAGCCCCGAAAATACGGAAATTACAATTACTTCTGAATTACTTCCCGAAGAAGGCAGAGTACGTGTCTCCATTGCCGACCAGGGCAACGGATTGCAGCAGGTAGATACCCGGAAGCTCTTTACCCGCTTCTACCAAGGAACGGGCGAACAAAGCGGAACGGGAATCGGGCTATCTTATTCTAAAATTCTGGTTGAGCTGCACGGCGGTTCCATCGATGCCCGTAATAACCAGGAAGCAGGTGCCACTTTCTTCTTCGAACTGCCACTGAAACAGGGAACCGAAGAAATTATCTGCCAGCCCAAAGCATATCTGAACGAACTGATTAGTGATGACAAGAATGAAAATATACCGGATGAAAATAATTTCGATACAACTTCCTATACGATTTTAGTAGTGGATGATAATCCCGACCTGACGGATTTCCTAAAGAAATCATTAGGGGAATACTTTAAGCGAATCATAATAGCCGCGGACGGCGTGGAAGCGCTGAAACTTATCAAGAACCATGCCCCGGATATTATAGTCAGTGATGTGATGATGCCCAGAATGAACGGATACGAACTTTGTAAGAATATGAAGGAAGATATTACTATCAGTCATATTCCTATCATTCTTCTGACGGCAAGAGATGATAAGCAAAGCCAGTTGAGCGGATACAAGAATGGAGCGGACGGTTATCTGACAAAGCCTTTCGAAATAGAGATGTTGATGGAAATCGTCCGCAATCGTCTGAAAAACCGGGAATCTACCAAGAAAAGATATCTGAATGCCGGATTAATCCCCGCAGCGGAAGAAAGTACGTTCAGCCAGGCAGACGAAACTTTCCTGTTGAAACTGAATCAAATCATTCAGGAGAATTTGGACAGCAGTGGCTTAGATGTCTCTTTTATCTGTAAAGAGATAGGTATGAGCCGGGCTTCGCTTTATAATAAGCTGAAAGCGCTGACTGATATGGGAGCCAATGATTATATCAATAAATTCAGGATGGAAAAAGCGATAACGTTAATCACCGGTACAGAAATGTCATTTACGGAAATCGCCGAGAAGGTAGGATTTACAACTTCACGCTATTTCAGTACGGCTTTCAAGCAATATACGGGAGAGACGCCGACACAATATAAGGAAAAGCGGAAACAGGAAAGGAAAAACGAATGA
- a CDS encoding zinc-dependent metalloprotease yields MQKILMIIVLVLWALQGAEVQASDTSLLEFGKKGLVVREDTVKKDTVKKTTPYEKLLKEGGSECEGMFTVRHIKDNWYFEVPDSLMGRLLLVVTRFKSVPQGFKMISGEEVNRSVVYWEQHNGKTLFLREYVQSQFARPGDKIAEALKQSTVDPVIGKFDVIGRNPETQAQLINVSKFLLGDNKTCGFTSSDRSILGIGSLVQERTFMDTIKTYPINVEVTTLRTYNITSGKLPAAATGSVTVKLNTSMVMLPKEPMQPRLADERVGFFQNPVTEFSDDQQVTVRGAIIQRYRLEPKDPERYRRGQLTEPKRPIVYYIDPATPKKWIPYLKAGVKDWNVAFEAAGFKNAIIAKEWPDDPTMSLDDARYSVLRYLPSENENAYGPRIVDPRSGEIMESHICWYHNVMNLLKKWYMVQCGPLDKRAQTMNFDDELMGTLIQFVSSHEVGHTLGLRHNMAASSATPVEKLRDKAWVEANGHTVSIMDYARFNYVAQPEDKISGKGLFPRIGDYDKWAIKWGYQYRPEFKDPFKEKAALRAEVTKKLQNDHRMLFIGDEGKGADPRSQSEDLGDNNMKANEYGIKNLKRVMENIMTWTAQPDGQYDDLNTIYKSVRAQHLKYTLQVQKNLGGRYTNNLPGMKPHDYLPRSVQKEAIEWFGRNLFEAPLWLYPDKVVSCTGVKPMDEIRDRQNSLVSLLLAPGMLYNIYSSSLCGSEPYPLDEYLNDVFTAIWKPLNTSNELENNLRRQLQRAYLTFIGRMMNPESKDIANANATFSRSDILLFVETHFDKVEEYVKRQLAVCKEGDLNYRHYAALLRDIKKTKEAYYGKNADISASTEGL; encoded by the coding sequence ATGCAAAAGATTTTGATGATAATTGTATTGGTGCTTTGGGCGTTGCAAGGAGCCGAAGTACAGGCAAGCGATACCAGTCTGCTGGAATTTGGGAAGAAGGGTCTGGTAGTTCGTGAAGATACAGTTAAGAAAGACACTGTCAAGAAAACTACACCTTACGAGAAACTGCTGAAAGAAGGTGGTAGCGAATGTGAGGGGATGTTTACAGTACGCCATATCAAAGATAACTGGTATTTTGAAGTACCGGATTCTTTGATGGGACGATTATTGTTGGTCGTTACCCGTTTTAAGTCCGTGCCGCAGGGTTTCAAGATGATTAGTGGCGAAGAGGTGAACCGGAGCGTGGTTTATTGGGAACAGCATAATGGCAAGACTCTCTTTCTGCGCGAATATGTACAGTCACAGTTTGCCCGTCCGGGGGATAAGATAGCTGAGGCTTTGAAGCAATCGACCGTAGATCCGGTAATTGGCAAGTTCGATGTTATCGGTAGGAATCCGGAAACTCAGGCACAGCTCATTAATGTATCCAAGTTTCTCTTGGGGGATAATAAGACGTGTGGCTTTACATCAAGTGACCGTTCCATTCTGGGTATCGGCTCGTTAGTACAGGAACGTACATTTATGGATACCATCAAGACTTATCCTATTAATGTAGAGGTGACCACCTTGCGTACTTACAATATTACTTCCGGCAAGTTGCCGGCGGCTGCGACGGGTTCGGTGACTGTGAAATTGAATACCAGCATGGTAATGTTGCCTAAAGAGCCCATGCAGCCACGACTGGCGGACGAACGGGTGGGATTCTTCCAGAATCCGGTAACTGAATTTTCGGACGACCAGCAGGTTACTGTGCGCGGAGCTATCATCCAGCGTTACCGGTTGGAACCGAAAGACCCGGAACGTTATCGCCGGGGACAACTTACCGAACCGAAACGTCCTATTGTATATTACATAGACCCTGCAACACCGAAGAAATGGATACCTTATCTTAAAGCGGGTGTGAAAGACTGGAATGTAGCCTTTGAAGCTGCCGGATTCAAAAATGCCATCATAGCTAAAGAATGGCCGGACGATCCTACAATGAGTTTGGATGACGCACGTTATAGCGTGTTGCGTTATCTGCCTTCGGAAAACGAGAATGCTTACGGACCGCGTATTGTAGACCCTCGTAGCGGGGAAATTATGGAGAGCCATATCTGTTGGTATCACAACGTGATGAACTTACTTAAAAAGTGGTATATGGTGCAGTGCGGACCTTTGGATAAACGTGCACAGACAATGAACTTTGATGACGAATTGATGGGTACATTGATTCAGTTCGTTTCCTCACATGAGGTAGGGCATACCCTCGGCTTGCGTCACAACATGGCGGCAAGTTCGGCTACGCCGGTAGAAAAGTTGCGTGACAAGGCTTGGGTGGAAGCCAATGGTCACACGGTGTCGATAATGGATTATGCACGGTTTAACTATGTGGCGCAGCCTGAGGATAAGATTTCCGGGAAAGGACTTTTCCCCCGTATTGGCGACTATGATAAATGGGCGATAAAATGGGGTTACCAGTATCGTCCCGAATTTAAAGACCCTTTTAAAGAGAAGGCGGCATTGCGTGCCGAAGTCACGAAGAAACTTCAGAACGACCATCGTATGTTGTTTATCGGTGATGAAGGAAAAGGTGCTGACCCGCGCAGCCAAAGTGAGGATTTGGGCGATAACAATATGAAAGCGAATGAATATGGCATAAAGAACCTGAAAAGGGTGATGGAAAATATAATGACCTGGACAGCGCAGCCTGACGGCCAGTATGACGACCTGAATACGATTTATAAATCAGTCCGTGCCCAACATCTGAAATATACCCTGCAAGTGCAGAAGAATTTGGGCGGTCGTTATACCAATAATCTGCCGGGGATGAAACCTCATGATTATCTGCCACGTAGTGTACAGAAAGAGGCGATAGAGTGGTTTGGACGCAATCTGTTTGAGGCTCCGCTCTGGCTCTATCCGGATAAGGTGGTGAGTTGCACGGGAGTCAAACCTATGGATGAAATTCGTGACCGCCAAAATTCCTTAGTCTCTTTACTGCTCGCACCGGGAATGCTGTATAATATCTATTCGTCTTCTTTGTGTGGTTCGGAACCGTATCCGCTTGATGAATATCTGAATGATGTGTTCACTGCGATATGGAAACCTTTGAACACTTCCAATGAGTTGGAAAATAATCTCCGTCGCCAGTTACAACGGGCTTATCTGACATTTATCGGACGCATGATGAATCCCGAAAGCAAAGATATCGCCAATGCGAATGCGACATTCAGCCGTTCTGATATCCTGCTCTTTGTGGAAACACACTTTGACAAGGTGGAAGAATATGTGAAAAGACAGCTTGCCGTTTGCAAGGAAGGTGATTTAAATTATCGTCATTATGCAGCTTTGCTGCGAGATATTAAAAAGACAAAAGAAGCATATTATGGTAAAAATGCCGATATATCTGCTTCAACAGAGGGCTTATAA
- a CDS encoding nucleotidyltransferase family protein codes for MKAMIFAAGLGSRLKPLTDTMPKALVPIAGRPMLEHVILKLKASGFTEIVINIHHFSEQILDFLKANDNFGLTIHISDERDLLLDTGGGVKKARTFFENSNEPFLVHNVDILSDIDLKELYDYHLQNSGVATLLASQRKTSRYLLFDTEKKLCGWINKDTGQVKPDGFQYDESLYREYAFSGIHVLSPAIFQWMDAPHWEGKFSIMDFYLATCRQTAFFGFLSEELHLIDIGKPETLAKAEEFIKGFESLK; via the coding sequence ATGAAAGCAATGATATTTGCAGCCGGTTTGGGCAGCCGGCTGAAACCACTGACCGATACAATGCCCAAAGCTCTTGTTCCTATAGCGGGGCGACCGATGTTGGAGCATGTAATATTGAAACTGAAAGCATCCGGATTTACCGAGATAGTGATTAATATCCATCATTTCAGTGAGCAAATACTTGATTTCCTGAAAGCGAATGATAATTTCGGGCTTACCATACACATTTCCGACGAACGTGACTTGCTTCTCGATACAGGTGGCGGAGTAAAGAAAGCCCGTACTTTCTTTGAAAATTCTAATGAGCCTTTTCTTGTACACAATGTAGACATTCTTTCGGATATTGACTTGAAAGAACTCTATGATTATCATTTGCAGAATAGCGGTGTCGCCACTTTATTAGCCAGCCAGCGTAAAACTTCCCGTTATCTGCTTTTTGATACGGAGAAGAAACTCTGCGGATGGATTAATAAGGATACGGGACAAGTGAAACCGGACGGTTTCCAGTATGACGAATCTCTCTATCGAGAATATGCATTCAGTGGTATTCACGTTCTTTCTCCTGCCATCTTTCAGTGGATGGATGCCCCACATTGGGAAGGTAAATTCTCTATCATGGATTTCTATCTTGCTACTTGTCGGCAAACCGCCTTCTTTGGTTTTCTGTCTGAGGAACTCCATCTCATTGATATCGGAAAGCCGGAGACATTGGCTAAGGCGGAAGAATTTATAAAAGGTTTTGAATCTTTAAAATAA
- a CDS encoding class I fructose-bisphosphate aldolase gives MSKVVELLRDKACYYLDHTCETIDKSLIHVPSPDIIDKVWIDSDRNIRVLNSLQTLLGHGRLANTGYVSILPVDQDIEHTAGASFAPNPIYFDPENIVKLAIEGGCNGVASTFGILGSVARKYAHKIPFIVKLNHNELLSYPNSFDQVMFGTVKEAWNMGAVAVGATIYFGSEQSRRQLVEIAEAFEYAHELGMATILWCYLRNNDFKKGAVDYHSAADLTGQADRLGVTIKADIVKQKLPTNNGGFKAIGFGKIDERMYTELSSEHPIDLCRYQVANGYMGRVGLINSGGESHGESDLRDAVITAVVNKRAGGMGLISGRKAFQKPMNEGVELLNTIQDVYLDPEITIA, from the coding sequence ATGAGTAAAGTAGTTGAATTACTAAGAGATAAGGCTTGTTATTACCTGGACCACACTTGCGAAACCATTGATAAATCATTGATTCATGTTCCGTCTCCCGATATAATAGATAAGGTTTGGATTGATTCCGACCGGAACATACGCGTATTGAACAGCCTGCAAACCCTATTGGGACACGGACGGCTGGCAAATACCGGTTATGTATCCATACTTCCTGTCGACCAGGATATTGAGCATACCGCCGGGGCATCCTTTGCTCCGAATCCGATTTATTTCGATCCGGAAAATATCGTGAAACTGGCTATTGAGGGCGGCTGTAACGGGGTAGCTTCCACATTTGGTATTCTTGGTTCAGTGGCACGTAAATATGCCCATAAAATACCTTTCATAGTGAAACTGAATCACAATGAGTTGCTTTCTTACCCAAACAGCTTCGACCAAGTGATGTTCGGTACGGTTAAGGAGGCTTGGAATATGGGAGCGGTAGCTGTAGGAGCAACCATCTATTTCGGTTCTGAACAAAGCCGTCGTCAGTTGGTGGAGATTGCCGAGGCTTTTGAATATGCGCACGAACTGGGTATGGCAACCATTCTTTGGTGCTATTTGCGTAACAATGATTTCAAGAAAGGTGCTGTGGACTATCATTCCGCTGCCGACCTCACTGGGCAGGCCGACCGTTTGGGAGTCACTATCAAAGCGGATATTGTGAAACAGAAACTTCCTACTAATAATGGTGGGTTTAAAGCTATCGGCTTCGGTAAAATCGATGAACGTATGTACACCGAATTAAGTTCCGAACACCCGATTGACCTTTGCCGCTATCAGGTAGCCAACGGCTATATGGGACGTGTAGGATTGATTAACTCCGGCGGAGAATCTCATGGAGAATCAGACTTGCGTGATGCTGTCATCACTGCCGTAGTCAATAAACGTGCCGGTGGTATGGGATTGATTAGCGGACGTAAAGCGTTCCAGAAACCGATGAATGAAGGCGTAGAGTTATTGAATACCATTCAGGATGTGTATCTTGACCCGGAAATAACAATTGCTTAA
- a CDS encoding phosphotransferase encodes MITEELQKLYQAYTGVPAENITELPSSGSNRRYFRLSGVQTLIGVHGTSIDENEAFLYMAGHFRKSGLPIPEVYIVSEDRNRYLQEDLGDTLLFHAIEKGRATSVFSEEEKELLRKTIRLLPAIQFAGADGFDFSRCYPQPEFNLRSILWDLNYFKYCFLKATGMEFQEDKLEDDFQKMGDVLLRSSSATFMYRDFQSRNVMIKDGQPWFIDFQGGRKGPFYYDVASFLWQAKAKYPDSLRKELLQEYIEALRKYQPIDEPYFYSQLRHFVLFRTLQVLGAYGFRGYFEKKPHFIQSVPYAIANLRELLKEEYPEYPYLCKVLRELTGLKQFTDDLKKRQLTVKVMSFAYKKGIPEDPTGNGGGYVFDCRAVNNPGKYERYKPFTGLDEPVITFLEEDGEILHFLDNVYALVDASVKRYMERGFSNLSVCFGCTGGQHRSVYSAQHLAEHLNQKFGVKVELVHREQNIERTFEATV; translated from the coding sequence ATGATTACCGAAGAACTACAGAAACTTTATCAGGCATATACGGGCGTTCCCGCTGAAAATATAACAGAATTGCCCTCTTCCGGTTCCAACCGACGTTATTTCCGATTGTCGGGCGTGCAGACATTAATCGGAGTGCATGGAACTTCTATCGATGAGAATGAAGCTTTTCTTTATATGGCAGGGCATTTCCGTAAAAGCGGCCTGCCTATTCCCGAAGTTTATATCGTATCGGAAGATAGAAACCGTTATCTGCAGGAAGATTTAGGTGACACTTTGCTGTTTCATGCCATTGAAAAAGGACGCGCTACTAGTGTGTTTTCCGAAGAAGAGAAAGAGTTGCTCCGCAAAACGATTCGTCTGCTTCCTGCCATTCAGTTTGCCGGAGCCGACGGATTCGATTTTTCCCGTTGCTATCCCCAGCCGGAGTTCAACTTGCGTTCTATCCTTTGGGATTTGAACTATTTCAAATATTGTTTCCTCAAAGCTACCGGAATGGAGTTTCAAGAAGACAAACTGGAAGATGATTTTCAGAAAATGGGTGATGTTCTGTTGCGCAGTTCTTCCGCTACTTTCATGTACCGTGATTTTCAGAGTCGTAATGTGATGATAAAAGACGGACAGCCTTGGTTTATTGACTTTCAGGGCGGGCGTAAGGGGCCGTTTTATTATGATGTTGCTTCTTTTTTGTGGCAAGCTAAAGCGAAATATCCCGATAGTCTTCGTAAAGAACTTTTGCAGGAATACATAGAAGCCCTTCGCAAATACCAGCCAATTGACGAGCCTTATTTTTATAGCCAGCTCCGCCACTTTGTTCTCTTCCGTACCTTGCAGGTATTGGGGGCATACGGTTTCCGCGGCTATTTTGAGAAAAAGCCTCATTTTATTCAGAGTGTTCCTTATGCCATCGCGAACCTGCGTGAATTACTGAAAGAAGAATATCCTGAATATCCGTATCTCTGCAAAGTGTTACGTGAACTAACCGGATTGAAGCAATTCACTGACGATTTGAAAAAGCGTCAACTGACAGTTAAGGTAATGAGCTTCGCTTATAAAAAGGGGATTCCTGAAGACCCGACAGGAAATGGCGGCGGTTATGTGTTCGATTGTCGTGCCGTGAATAATCCCGGTAAGTATGAACGCTACAAACCTTTCACCGGATTGGATGAGCCGGTAATAACTTTCCTTGAAGAAGATGGAGAAATCCTTCATTTTCTTGATAATGTCTATGCTTTGGTGGATGCTTCCGTGAAACGCTATATGGAACGCGGATTCAGTAACTTGTCTGTTTGCTTCGGCTGTACAGGTGGGCAGCATCGTTCTGTGTATTCAGCCCAGCATCTGGCAGAGCACTTGAATCAGAAATTCGGGGTAAAAGTAGAACTGGTGCATCGCGAACAGAATATTGAACGTACGTTCGAAGCAACCGTATAA
- the gpmA gene encoding 2,3-diphosphoglycerate-dependent phosphoglycerate mutase translates to MKKIVLLRHGESAWNKENHFTGWTDVDLTEKGVAEAEKAGVILKEYGFNFDKAYTSYLKRAVKTLNCVLDKMDLDWIPVEKNWRLNEKHYGELQGLNKAETAEKYGEEQVLVWRRSYDIAPNPLAENDLRNPRFDYRYHEVPDAELPRTESLKDTIERIMPYWESDIFPSLKTAHTLLVVAHGNSLRGIIKHLKHISDEDIIKLNLPTAVPYVFEFDENLNVANDYFLGNPDEIKKLMDAVANQGKKK, encoded by the coding sequence ATGAAAAAGATAGTATTGCTTCGTCATGGTGAAAGTGCCTGGAACAAGGAAAACCATTTTACGGGCTGGACGGATGTAGACCTGACTGAAAAAGGAGTTGCCGAAGCTGAGAAAGCTGGTGTGATACTGAAAGAATATGGATTCAATTTCGATAAAGCCTATACCTCTTATCTGAAAAGAGCTGTAAAGACACTGAACTGTGTACTGGACAAGATGGACCTGGACTGGATTCCCGTAGAGAAAAACTGGCGCTTGAATGAAAAGCATTATGGAGAGTTGCAGGGATTGAATAAAGCGGAAACTGCCGAGAAATATGGTGAAGAGCAAGTGCTCGTATGGCGCCGTAGCTACGATATTGCTCCTAATCCGCTTGCGGAGAATGATTTGAGAAACCCGCGTTTCGATTACCGTTACCATGAAGTTCCCGATGCCGAACTTCCCCGTACCGAATCATTAAAAGATACCATCGAACGTATTATGCCTTATTGGGAATCGGATATATTTCCCAGTCTGAAAACAGCCCATACCTTATTGGTGGTGGCTCATGGTAATAGTTTGAGAGGTATCATCAAGCATCTGAAGCATATTTCGGATGAAGATATTATAAAACTGAACCTGCCTACTGCCGTGCCTTACGTTTTTGAGTTTGATGAAAACCTGAACGTGGCTAATGATTATTTCCTCGGTAATCCCGATGAAATAAAGAAACTGATGGACGCGGTAGCGAATCAGGGGAAGAAAAAATAG